The sequence TTATGAACCTTCATAATTACAAATTCTTTTGTTATCCAACAATGAGGACACTGCCTCGTcttataaaaacaaaaaatagtattAGAACGTTGAGAAAGTTCAAATACCCTTTGTTAGTGACATTTCCCCAATGACTGTTttatggagtttttttttacagctCGGTGTAAGTGTTCAACAAAGTTTGACAGCATTAACTTTCGACTAGTTTCGACTAATATTATTCGGATCATTAATATACATCagggaaattttcggatttcaAATCATAACCACCTCAGTTacatcaaaattatttttggtttattttaatGTTACTGTCCGCAAACATGTTTAACAATTACACAGCTACGATTATTAATTGTATGTGTATATTTTGTATAAATCAAGTTGATTAAAAACAATCTTCCAAGCTGTTCTGATCAATCAAAAGTGATGTTAAGCTGTTGCGATACCCCAAACAATGTCCCTACTTATTGTTAAGCCTTCTGTTCGAAGTTAGATCTATTTTGTAGTTACAAATAAAACCGTTTCAATGTGATGGACGCAAAATATGTGGAAGGTCAATACATATTGAACATAAACTTATAGAACTTATTCATAGTTCTTAAATTGAAACTTCGAGAAAACTGATCCAGCCTTTTGAGGTCGATTGCAATAATATGCACTGGTTTATTTGTGATGCGTTAAAAAGTCGAAGTATGTTCAGAGCTATATCGCCACTATGATGTCTGCGGGTTCAGACATCTTTCACAACTATTAATCAATTGAATGACAGAGCTTCGAGAAAAAAACAACATCCTATCGCTTCAGCTAATGCGACACGGTATCAGTTATGATTATGTGTTATACTGATTTCGTTTCTCAAGCACATATACTGTGAACCATGAAGTTTCTAGAAGATGTGGCAGAGATTCGATAAATTTGCGTGTTTGTGTGGAATTGAATATTCGTCGAATTATCGTCGCTTATCGTCGATGTCGTCCAAGATAGGCCTTGCAGTTGGGACACGAGTGGTGCACGTCCATGCACTCGTCGATGCAGCATGGAATAAGACAGCATCCCAGCCAGCAGCTGTAATGAGATGGTATTATTAAATTGCTCATTAGAGTGTCCATGGTACATAGTAAAGGAAATAAATTATGCTTAATCCTAAGACAAGTATAATGTATCCGTATtactaaaattattattatcttgACATATACgatagtttagtatttttacaGAGCTTTCAACTAACCATTTACTTGTATTAAGACAAGCAAGAATTTTCCACTAAACAAGCtctaaaaatatttgtttcccaaaattatgtttttcaattgagaaattaatattttttgttgtttagaTTGTTAGTTTTCCAACATGACTCTTccaattttgacttttttgtgcCGCCCTACTATCCTCGTACGATGCCCGCCACTTACCCAAAAAGAGCAATCAAAAATCCGGAAACGTAGGCAATCAGACCGGGGGAAGTTGTGGTCTGGGAGACAATCTCGGCATGGCAACTGGGGCAGATCATGTGCGTGGAAGCCGGTCCAACCGGGACCACTGTGGTTATGATGGTGGGGCCACGGTTTTGCTGTGATGCGTTGGGCGTGAATGGACTGGCCGGTGGGACGCCTCCCACGGCTTGTGCGTAGCTGGGCGGAGCCGATTGCGGCGGAACCACGAAGCCATATGACGGTGGGGCTTCTTTACTCATGCTGGAAGTGGACGAATGGAGACAAGTTAATTGTTATATGAGTTGTAGTCATTGTATTTAGGCATAAATAAGTAAAAAATTGataaagtaaaataagcatTTACGAAAAGTAATGGATCTTGGATCAATTATATAACAGTGTAattctgataaattttattcaaaccaaacaaagctatgaataaacaataaatctcaaattttgtaccCAATATTTTGCAGTcaagtgagtgcctttttgacattcaagaggtagaaaatatttacatttgtCAATCAATGCAAACCATGAATTCATTAAGAATATTGGCAGTCATCAGCTCTGCCTTGAACCAACAAATTTGATAACCAATATTCAAACCAGGGTTCGTatcgctcactcaatctcaggagcacagatTGCTCCCTCACGgaaattttcggggagaaatcacttttcgggaaagaaaaacagcctagagagtgataaccatttttcgctcacttcgattgccgccaaacgttggtttgctctttttctttcatattcgagtctttacGTGGCATTTTCAATgtaaatggtagtagcttatgcagaacaaataacttaatgctttcatacatatagcgtggtgatgtggctagagtaagcgcatccctacggctattattgttactattctgggatCGAATCCCTGCGCGGCCGTACAATTTTGTacttgttctgcgataattctcgcgaaaagtgagtgagtggataaaagtgatgaaacgaaaaaggattttcatctaataggcaaggtTTTCGTTTATCATCCGAGGCTAATTGTAgagaaagattgatgggtgaaagatgatcctcaaacatattttggtcataaattCTGAGCCCATATTCCAATCTGTTTAATTAGCAATCTTGGGGAAACAATAATGGAATTCCCTGTCGATAAAATGGAAGCAagaagtgtgtctacaaaagtTTGGACACATAAACTCACATACAGACTCAATTCGTTAAGCTGAAtcaattgatatataacactatcaAAAGTCGAATTTTGGAATGATCCAATagtctttacgtatacttattaTACGAGAATAAAAGGCACAGTCACTCCATTCAGCTATTGTAAATGCGTAGCATTCCATACTGTTCTATTACGATCGCAGGCAATTGAGCTGGCTTGTTGATGCAATTTCCATCCTCTATCAATCGTGTTTATTTGTGTATACCAATTCACCCTCTCAGATACTTAATGTTTGGAAATGTACGATCAAACTTTTTCGAGATTCTTAGGGTGTATGTATAGTTATCCTTCGATGTAGAGCATCGACTCTGGTATTATAATTTATAGATGTTTAATTTATATATAATTGATCAATTTCGATCGGTGGTAAATGACACATTACGTTGCTAATTGAGACgttaaacaaaatatttaagGTTTATTGGTTTTTCCCGCAAAtaagatattttttaaacatttttttcgtataGGATGTAAGAAAATAACGGACCTAATGTAATTTGATATAGTCTTTTTTGGGTTTCAGTGATTAACCGCTGGTTAAGTTCTCTGTTGGGGTGTTGGGgactccagtagccttgcgagcaaaggcgtaggatttccaatccggagatggcgagttcgattctcggtccagatgttttcgggttggaaacattctagactccctgggcatagtgtatccattgtacttgccacacaagatacaacTCATTCAATGGCGAgcgtagaaaagctttcaattaataactgaggaaatgctaatagagtaCTAAGTTGATAAGCAggccatgttccagttggaatgtggagccattgaagaagaaaaatatgaaGGAGGTTTCTGTAAACTTAGATGTGGCAATTAGAAGAAGTAAATTAAACCGGTATGGCCACACCCTAAACTGTTTCAAACTGGAGATTTCCGTCTATCCAGCCGCTGCAAATCGTCGGCTGTCGGATAATGTTTGTTCTCATCCCATTCTGCAAATAAAACAACGGCCCGACGCCACAGTATTGAAAATACCAGAAAATTTCCCCAAATTGAATGATCTTGAAATTCGTGCGTCGACCATGTACCCACATATGTATAAGATTGGGGAAAACTAAATAGGTTCGGCTAAAAATAGCGTGCATTGAACGCGAGTCAGAGTCCATACTTGAGTGCAATAATATTCTATGCATAGAGCAGTTGTCTTGATTCGTTTATAATTTTCCAACCCGAAGAAACGAAAGGAAAATTGCTCACGCGACCGCACACTGTCGCACATGTGTTTAGGCAGGATTGTTTGATTGGCTTCAACGTGGACGAACGCAAGATCAACAAACCAGCGGCAATAGAGGTTGGTCAAGAGTGTCGTGCGACACATATGTGCCCTGCCAGTTGGCCCACGCGAAGGTCACTCGTTTTTGTTCGTCAGGTGGGGTTAATTGAGGAAAAGTGGGAAAACTACCAAGCGGTTAGTGGAAATCGATAGAATATTGGAATGCTTAGTCACTGCTTTGTTGATGACCGATAGTATGATAGATGGATTCCACCTGGGCTACTTATCGCTGGAACAATGCTTGCTAACTACTAGCATTGTTACATTGACGTGGTGGTTAGTCAATCAACAGGCCGATACAGTTTTAGGTCAAGCCGTATGGTGCTAGTTGAAGAGTACATTAATTACGTATCGTGACATGCACTGTCAATAAAATCATGCCAGTACCATTTATATGGTAGACACTGGAACTGATGATGCAACATTACACACTTCcaataaatatttcatgaatcTTTATCAGTAGCAATGTTAAAAAGCTTAATTTGTGGATAATCGATAAATTGAAATATAtaaatacaggcatacctcgatagtacgtaccctcgatagtacgtaccctcgattgtacgtacattttacctcgatagtacgtaaggtacaccggggcaagttgaaacggttttttcaaagttgaaattcgaagtgctgtaacAAAAACAACCTTTGATATATTTTAAATCCGTTTGCgctgtttgctagttcgggccacatattatacataaaaaataagcaaccttaacaaacttttttataaatattttttatattcaaattatttttttatatgcatcgtttcaacttgccccgcgaatcggggcaagttgaaacactgcgttatattcagacgtaagctaattttgccgtattaataacaaaatgtatgtactcagtgatactcaagaagcacgaggttgtaaagatgactataatactgccaggattATAATACTGCATAAGAGTCCTATGtaagttttcgacagttttgattttctttcagaaattagcttaaaattgtctcctgttaaagaaaaactgataaaatagtaggtttctaaaaatttgaaaacaaacacaCAGTCGAAACCACACAGTCCCACAgtcgaaacgcgggacgtctggtcacattacactaaatttatcaaattgatttcctcctactggtgaccactcggattactattcaggatgcttcaatatttggttcacttgtatattgcgcagttgattaattcggttgtggcttcttcataaatgcaCATTAATTAACTAGCCaccatactgccgctaaccgcaagtcgagcacatatgtAAATGGACGCCATACGCCTcttttcattctagtggagattgtaggagggttgcattcatgacggaatgggcggaaatttattaaatttatgttcagaagtttgcatgtttttataaatttatgtttttcgaatgtatttacggaccatgttgaactctggaaaaaaattacttttaattgcgagggtgacgttttgaatcgttgtttcaacttgccccgcaccacgcatttctatttgcccgatgagttgaacatacggagcaatatcaaacaaccaaaatacaaaaattaaaacgggtctttcatcgattttccaTAATCATtactcttattcaacattgaatgattacctacagtgaaaattcgatgaaaaaacttttccaaaCATCGTTtcgagacctgtttcattggcacgtcaaatagttggattggattttgcaaagggcgaaaaataaacaatggtaGGGATTGCTTAAAaaagctgcaatctttcgggaatggcagtcagaaggtacGCACCTTaggcgagtagtttgttgaaaaaaaaatatcagagcAATCGGATATTTCCTAtctgaattacagcttccgtttcaacctacctcgcatttcaacttgccccggtgtaccttacaaaaa comes from Armigeres subalbatus isolate Guangzhou_Male chromosome 2, GZ_Asu_2, whole genome shotgun sequence and encodes:
- the LOC134211136 gene encoding LITAF domain-containing protein-like; this translates as MSKEAPPSYGFVVPPQSAPPSYAQAVGGVPPASPFTPNASQQNRGPTIITTVVPVGPASTHMICPSCHAEIVSQTTTSPGLIAYVSGFLIALFGCWLGCCLIPCCIDECMDVHHSCPNCKAYLGRHRR